The genomic stretch GTATTCATAAAAACGGCGAGCTAGGGTCTGTCCGAAGATGGCCAAGTAGCAGGCCCATCACCATACTGAAGAGACCCGCTCGCGTCCGGGCTGCACAAAACGCGCGGCGGAGTCCCCTGCGGGGGACCTTGGCGGTTCTCTCCTTTCAAAAGGAGAGGACTGCCATGTCCGGCAACCAAGACGACCTTTTTCCCCACAACGAAACGACCAGCGAGCGCGACGACGTTGACCATTTGCGCGTCCACGTCGGCGCTCCCCAGCAACCACCCGAAGCCGCGTCCGGAGGTCACGGCGCGGGCCGCCCACCGTTCCCGAATGACAACATCCTTTCGGTGGCGAAGGATCTCGTGCTGCACGTCGAGAAGACGACGACGCTGGCGAAGGTGCGCCTCGGCGTCGTCTTCTTCGACCTGTTATATGGTTGGGACATTGACGAGCTTCGGTCGCAGGATCCCGACAAGGACGTGAGCCTCAACCGCCTGGGCGAAGACCCCGAGGTCGCCGCGTCGGGGTTCACGGCCTCCACCATCAAGGCGGCCATCAGGGCCGGCGTGCTCCACGCTCATCTCTGCCGCATCAACTCGACGCTCTACTCCCCCGACGCGCCGCCGCTGCGGTCGATCACCGCCATGTCCCTGATCGTCAGCGGCAGGCCGCAGTCGGAGTGGGAAGAGTGGGTCGAGAAGGTCCGGCGCGGAGGCGGCAGGGAACTCCCGGTCGACTCGCTGAAGAAGCTTCTCGGAAAGGCCAGGTCCTCGCGCGGGGCCACGACGACGGTCGCGTCGCATCCGAGCGCCGCGTGCGATCCTGGCGGATGGACCACCCACCGCCTGACGATCGACGGCCACGACGTCTTCGTCGCCGTCCATCCGCTGCACAAGCCCGTTGTGCTGGCCAACTGCCCCGCTGGGGACGGCCTCGACTACCTTCACGCAAACGGCATCAAGGCCGGCCACGCTCAGGGCGATCCGATCTACGCGGGCGAATACAACGCGAGGATGTTCGGAACGACGGCGGCGGCCGTCTGGGACAACCTCCAGCGGGACATCGCCAAGGCGGTCCGAGTGCTCGACGACGGCCGTATGATCAGCGTCTTCCAGGAAAAGAACACAGACCACGCGGTTCGCGCCTACTTCGCCTCAATGAACGGTATGAGCGCGCCCCAGGTCGTGTACCTAGAGAACAACATGACCCGAAAGTCGGTGTCGTCCAACTCGGTGCCGGGCCACTTCTCGAGCTTCCTCCGCGGCGACGACACCTTGGTCTACGCCGCCAAGAACGGACCCCTGCGCATCCCCGCACTGGACTCCGCCTGGGTGAAGGCCAACCTTCCAAACCTCAATGTCAAGATCGGCGGCAAGGGCATGATGCGCAGCGTCGTGCGCGTGAACTTGAGCCGAATGAGGACTTTCCCCTACGACCATCCTTGCCCGAAGAACCCGCAGGTAGTCGCGTTGGACTTCTTGGTCGGCAACCCCGGCGACCTGCCCTACGTCGAGTTCTACGCGGGCATGGCGAGCGGCGCGGTCGTGGCCATCCAGTGGGGCTTCGCGTACATCGGCTTCGAATCCGACGCCGAAACCTTCCACGCCGCCTGCCAGCGCATCGAGCACCTCGTTGCCGAGTTGAACGGCGTTCCGAGCCCTTACCCGGGTTGGTCGGACCTGCTGAGGGGGCGGCCGGAAACCGAGGCGACCGGGATGCCGACGGCGCGGCGGTTGCTCGGCGAACGCGTCGATGAACTTCGCTCGCCCGTCGCCTGCGGACCCATCGAGGTTATCGACGGCGCGCTGACGATCGAGGAATGGGAGGACATGACGCCCGGCGGGGTGGCGGCCGTCGCGGCCGAGTTCCGCGCCTTCATGCGGCGTCACCCGCACTACATCAGCGACCGGCTCATACCGCTGCTGGCCCTGCAGGACGACGACATGACGGCGACCGACCGCGACCTCGACCCCTGGCACCCGCTCAGGGCCACACATGACGACTTCGTGCTCTACATGATGGGCGAGGCGGACGAGCGTCACCTTGACGGGGCGCTCGCCGCGGCCGGCACGACCTTTGTGGATCACCTCCGCTGGTTCCTGGCTTCCGCGGAGGACTTGTACACCGAGAGGTCCTTGGCCGCCGCTGGCGCCGAAGACGCGCTGCCGTGAGTGCGCGGCGCGCGATGATGATCATGACGGGCAAGCGGATCACGTCACCCTTGCGTCGCTACTTGGAGAACGTTCTCCAAGTTGCGACGCTCCGCTTTCTCGTCGGCGGTAGAGGAAGATGATGGCCTCGAGGATCCCGGATGATCTCACCCAACGGGTCATCGACGACGTATGCCGGGCACTACCGCCGGGGGCGATGTACAAATGTCGGAGGCAGAAGATCTGGTTGGTCGAACACTTGCTGGGGCTTCTCGTAGACGCGGGTGGCCGATGGGTGCCGCTTAGGCTCAACCCGCGACCAGGTGGCCTGTTCGCCCCGGGCGGCCCGATCGGGCGCCGGGCGGCGATGCCGATCATCAGCGCGTTCTGCGACGTCGGATGGGGCGTCCTGACAAGGGGTCGTCAACTCAGGGATCTGTCGGGCACGCCATTCGAGACCACGCCGTCGCGGCTGAGACCGGGGCGGAAGTTGCTGCAGGCCCTTCTGACCGCCGCGCCCGACTCTTCGCCGATCGTCGAGGAGCGGCGCCCGCACGTCGTGGAGATGCCGGACGGATCCCTCGTCGAGGTCGCCTGTCCCGATGTCGACTCGTGGATCGCTATGTTAGCGGATGGCCCGCCGCCCTCTCCTCATGCTGACGTTGGCGACGAAGACGCTAGGGGAACGGCATGCATGGATGTCCTTGACCCATCTGTTGACTGCGACCCACCTACTACCTCGGGCGGGCGCGCGGGCGCTCCATTTACTGATAGCTTTGGGTTCAACCAGGGGTCAACTCGTTCCGACTCGTTCGATGTCGTGGGCGCGCCGAGGGCCACGTTGGACGGGCGACCGTACGTCCCAAGCCCCCGAAGAAAATTCATCGCCTCAACCATGACGTCAGGCTCGGAGGATTGGGTCGGCGGGCGGCTGTACGCGCACGGGTCGCCGAACTACCAAGACATGAAGAAGGTGGAGCGCCTCCGGCGGTTGAAACTCGACGGGGAGGAGGTAGCCGAGGTCGACTACTCCTGCCTTCACGTCAGCATGCTCTACGCGCGACGCGGGGTCGGCTACGTTGACGACGCCTACCGCGTCTACCCGGAAGGAGATCCCCGAAACGCCATCGTCAGGAAGTCGGCCAAGCGCGCCCTCCTCGCCGCCCTCAACTGCGACGGCGGCCTGCCCGGTGCGGCGTCGGTGGTCCGGAAAAAGATGATGGCAAAAGGTGGTCGGAAGACGGTCCGCCGGTTCGAGGCGGTGATCGGCGAGAGCGTCTACGAGATGGTCGTTCGCCTCGCGTCTTTACACCCGACGATCAGAGACGTTTTGGGCACCGGCATATGGGGAACGTGCCAACGATGGGACTCCGACCTGATGGTGCGGGTCCTAGTCGAGTGCGTGAGGACCGACATGGCGGTCCTCCCGATCCACGACAGTTTACTCTGCCCAGCGTCGCGGGCCGACGAGGCGATGTCGATCATGCGCCGGTGCTACAGGGACGAGTTCGGCTTCGACATCGAGGTCAAGAAGGTCGAGCCGTCCGAGGTGGAGGAAGAAGAGTGAATAGTCTGTCCCCCTCGGGGGGCGAGACACTTGAAAGTGAGTTGAATCGAGCCGCCGCGTCCATCGACGGCGGAAAAATTCTCCGATAGGTGCCGATCGGATTTTCCGGCTGAGTATATAGGGATGAGAGGACGTGAACCGCGATGAGCGACGACCTTTGGATCATCACGCGGCCGCCGTCGACGATGGTGACGACGCTGCGGCTAAACGAACGCCCGTCGAGTGTCTTGTTGTTGATGGACAGCGGCTCGCGCGTCGATGCCGATCGCCCCTCGCTTTCGCTCCGGAACAGAGCGATGGAACGCGACGAGGACAGGGAATCGACGGATCCGCGCCCGCTAGTCGTCGAGGCTCGACCTTGCCCTGCGAACCCCTCGCGGGCGTTCATCGCGAGGGAGTTCGGACCCGAGTTCGTGGAGCCGATTATGAGAATGCTCGAGAACGTTGGTCCAGATACGAAACGGCGTCGCGAAAACGCCGCGCGTCCGCGCCCGATCGACCCCGAGTTTCTCACCGTCGACGAGCTCGCCGAGGTGCTCAGATCGTCTGAGATCACGATCAGGCGCTTGATCCGAAACGACGCGATACCCCGCGCGTTCGTAGGGGGAAAATGGCTGTTTCCGCGGGCTCTGATCCGCGACGTTTGGGTTCAGGACCCCGTGCTGGCCATGCGGCTCTGGCGCGACGAGCCCGCGCGGCACGTCGCGGGGCGCGGCGGGCGGGCCGAGGTGCCGACGCCACGGGCGAAAACCCCGAGCTCGGGAGACGCCGTCGCGGTCGAGTTCCCGGCGACAGCGGCCGTCCTGGCGCGCATGAACGCGCGGTCGGGTCGGTGAGAAAGGAGGATTGCCAGCGGTGGTGAGGCTCGAGCAAAACGGGCGTGTGCGCGTCCAGTTCAAATACGTCGACCCCCGCTGTCGCGGGGAGCGGCGCACGTTCAACCGGTTGTTCGACGTCTCACTCGCGGAAGCCCGCGCGATCGAGCCGGAGCTGCGACGCGCCGCGCGGGAGGGAAAACTCGACCGCCTGCTGGGCGTGGCGGTCTCGGCGCCGACGAGCGCGCGTGCGTTCTCAACCGTCGCGCGCCAGTACGTCGCTGTCCATGCCGCGGCGTCGGGGAAAATCGGCGGCGGGTTCAAACGGGACGCCGAGGTCGTCGTCGAGAACCACCTGATCCCGTTTTTCGCTGACCGGCCGATCAATGCGATTACCAAGTTCGACCTGGAGCGGTTCCGGGCCGCGAAGCGGGCTGAGGTCAGCCCCCGCGGCAAACCGTACTCGCTCAAAACAATATACAATCTTGAGACCGTTTTACGGGGTGTCCTGCGGTGGGCTTGGGAGTGTGGACATACTCGAATCGACGCGGGGCTGCTGCTGCCCGCGATCCCCAAAAAACGTCGCGAGAACCCGGAGTTCAAGAACTTCTACACGCCCGGCGAGATGGCCCTGGCGCTCGACGCCGTCGCCGCGCACGAGGCCCGCGTGCGTCGCAAGGAGGAGCCCCGCCGGTTCGATCTCGAATGGCACTTGGTCCTTTGGTTCATGTTCGAGAGCGGCGTGAGGATCGGCGAGCTCTCCGCGCTCACGAGGTTCGACGTGAACACTCGCGCTCGTACCGTACGGGTGAATAAGAACATATATCTCGCCGTCGTCCAAACCACGAAGGGCGGCGACGACCGACAGCTGCCGCTCAGCCCGGATATCTGCACCGCGATGGACGATCACGTCCGCTCACTGGATCCCGACAACCCGATACTTTTTCCCAACTCGCGGGGCGGCCATCTGTCATCCAACTCGCTCGACAAAGTGCTCGCCTGGATCGCCGACACGGTCGTCGTCGACGAGGGGCCGCCGGTCAGAAAACTGCACCGCATCACGCCGCACGGGTTCCGGCACTCGTGTGGGACCGCGCTCGCCGCCGCGGACGTCGGGGCTGAGAAAATACGGCTGCATCTGGGGCACAACGACCTGCAGATGGTCCAACGTTACGTCCATCTGGCAACCAAGCCCGACCACGAGATCAACAGGCGGCTCGTCGATCTACTGCGGCGGGCGCGGCAAGGGACGGAGGAGCCCGGGGACGTCGTGGTCGACATGCAAAAAGTGTCGGCTACACGACCTCATCCATAGGAGACGGAATAGATGTGGAACAAAAAAACGAACTCAACGCTGTCTAGAATTCACCGCTGCCAACGTCGTCGATACGCGTGCACTTTCGCCCGTTACGGGTGGCACTGGGGTCACTGGGGTACGCCGGAGCGCGATCTGGGGATGACTGACGTTGTCGATCTAGCCACCGGCGAGGTCGTCGCCCCCTGGCTGAGGATGGCGAATTGCATGCAGTTCACGCGCCTCGGCGAACTCCGTCCCGGCGATCAGATCGAGTTCGACGCGCGCGCCCACGCATATCGGAGTGACAAGGACAAGGACCGTGGGCGAGTAACAGGAATTGGCTTGGGCCACCCGACGAAAGTCGTTGTCGTCGCGCGCGGCGAGCCTGATGCCGCTACGGTCGAGTCCGCAAAAAATACGGAAGAGGACGAGCACGATGTACTCTTCGATGCCGTACAAAGGCGCAAGGATAAGCGATGGCGAGACTGGGACGATGGACCGGACGATCCGGACGAATACAATTTTGTGAACGACTAGGCCCGGGCGCAAACTCGCGTCAAGGGACCGGCGTGACCGTCGCCGCGCCGATGATAATGATCGATACGCCTCTCGGCGGCATTCCCAGCGCGTCGTCGGGCAGCATGGTCGCGTCGGTAAATTTCCCTTCGATCAGCTACTTTGTATTTTTCTTCGGCTTCAGCGGTCGGGTAGCCTCGACGAGGACGATTTGGCCTTGAACCAGGACAATCCTTCGTCTAGTGGCGTCACGCCGACCTTCTCCAACGCGCCCGACCACCTGGCAGACTTGCCCTCCATGTGGTCGACGAGGTAGGTCCGTTTTTCTTCCGGATCCCGATACGATGCCTTGGGCCTAGCAAAATAGGGCTGGGAAAACTGGCCGTCGAACGAGCCGCGACGGCCTGTCCTCCGCCGTCCTCTGACGGGCCGGAATTCAGAGGACACGAGTCGAATCCGCTAAAAGCGAAGCCCCCGAAACCATCGTGATTTCGGGGGCTTGGAAGTAGCGGGGGCAGGATTTGAACCTACGACCTTCGGGTTATGAGCCCGACGAGCTACCGGACTGCTCCACCCCGCGTCAGCGGGCCGCAAACTAGGGCAACGGTTTTGCGATGTCAAGTCCGGGCGGGGCGCTCGTGCGAAGCAGGGAAGATCTCCGGAATAACCGCGAATCGATTTCACGCGAGGGAAATCGGCCTCGACACAATCCGAGCGCGCCATTCACTCGAACGTCGTTTGCGAGATCAGACCCGTGGCGGCAGGGTCGCGCGTCCTCACCCGCGCAGAACCCACCATGCGACCGCGCACAGGAGCGCCGCGCCGACGGCGACGATCGCCCAGACCCAAGGGCGAGGGCTGCCGTGATCGCCCGTCTCGTCGTCGCCCTCGCCCGCATTCAGCGAGGCCACGCCCCGGCGCGACCCGCGAAAATCCTGATACTTCAGGCGCGTGTTGCCGAGGACGAGCACGTCCTTGTGGCGCAGCGTCGCGCCCGTGACGAGCCGGTTGTTGAGGATGCTGCCGTTGGTGGAGCCCAGATCCGTGAAGCGCGCATGCTTCGCGTCCACCTCGATCTTCGCGTGTCGCGAGGACATCTTCTCGTCGTCCACGCGGATGTTGTTGCCCTTGTCGCGGCCGATCTGGTACGCCCCCGGCGGCAGCAGGAATTTCGCGCCGCGATTCGCGCCGTAGATGACCTCGAGCGACGGGAACTGCGCGAGCGAGAGCTTCTTGCCGTAGATGTCGGCGATCATGCTGGTCGGCGAGCTCACGACGGTGCGGTCGCCGAGGTGCGCTTCGCCGGGCTCGTCGCCTTCAGCGGGGTGGCGCAGAAAGGCTTGATCCATCTCGCGAAGCTGGTCGAGCGTCCGAAACGCGGTCATGTCGGCCGACTTCGCGTCGCCTTCCTGCAGGGCGACGTGGAACATGTTGCTGCCGATGATGATCTCGTCGCCTGTGCGAACGACCGTCATTCCCTCGATGCGCTGGTTGTTCACATAGGTGCCGTTTCGCGAGCCCATGTCCTTGATCTCGAGCTTGTCCTCCACCACGTAGATCTTGGCGTGCTGGCGCGAGACGTTGGCGTCGGGCAGCGCGATGTCGCAGCCCGGATCGCGGCCGATGCTCGTGCGGACTTTGGCGAGCGGCAGGACGACCTTGCGCCCGAGATCGTCGGTCGAAACGAGTGCGTACATGCACATCCCCGAATGGTGGAGAACGACGCATTTCAACCTGACGATCCGCGGAGTGTCAATCGGAGAAAATTCTCGACAGCTACGTCCTGAAAATGGTAACAATTGCGCATCGAACGACCGGTGAAAATTTTTCGCCCGCACCGGTCCCCGTCGCGTGGCGAACCCGAAAACACGGCGCGTGATCCGGAGAACACGATCATGTCCGAAGGCAAGAAAATCCGCCCGCGATTGCGAACCTCGCCAATAGCGAAATCCGCGGAGACGGACGACCCGGCTCCCTCCGGATCGGACTGGCTTCGGGGCGCGTTCTTCGATGCGTCCTCGAATATCGTCTGGGCGAAAGACCTCGATGGACGTTTTCTCATCGTCAATCGGCGGACGGTCGAGGTCCTCGGTTTGCCCGAGGATCGGATCATCGGACGGACGGTGCACGATCTCTTCGGACCGAAACTCGCCGACGACTACTCGGCCAACGACCGCGAAGCAGTCGAGGCCGGCCATCCGGTGCCATTCGAAGAGCGCGCCATGTTTCCCGACGGCGAACACACTTTCTGGTCGCTCAAGTTTCCGATTCGCGATCCCGAGGGCGGCATCGCCGCGGTGGGCGCCATCTGCACCGACATCACGGCGCAGATCCAGCATCGACGCGCCCTCATGGACAGCGAGGCGAAGTTCCGCTCCTACATCCGGCACGCACCCGTCGGCGTGCTCGTCGCGGACTCCAAAGGCCGCCATGTCGAGGCGAACCGCGCGGCGGAGACGATACTCGGGTTCGGACCGGGAGAAATTCTCGATGTGTCCGTGGCCGAAATTCCCGTCCTTGAGGATCGGGACAAGGGCCGCCGACATTTTCAGCGCGTTCAGGCAGAGGGATATGCCGAGGAGGTGATCCGTCTGCGCCGGAAATCGGGAGGCACGGTCTGGGCGCGCCTTCGCGCGGTGAAAATCGATCAGGACCGGTTTCTCGCGACCATCGAGGATCTGACGGCGCGGCTCGAAACCGAGCGGGCGCTGCGCGAGATCGAGGAGACGTTCCGACTCATCACCGAGAACATGACCGACATGGTCTGGATCACGGATTTGGATTTCCGCGTCGTCTTCGCGAGCCCATCCGTGATGAAACTTCGCGGATTCACCATGGAAGAACTGCGTGCGATGCCACTCGAACGGCAGGTCACGCCGGAGTCACTCGGGCACCTCGCCGAGACGATCGCCCGCGAAGTCACACCCGAGCGGCTCGCCGACCCTTTCGCCAGCATCCTGCAGACCATGGATCTCGAGTTCGTCTGCAAGGATCGGTCGACCATTTGGGTCGAGGCCAGGACATCGTTGCTCCGCAATCCGGATGGAACTCCACGCGGATTTTTGGGCCTCGGGCGCGACATCACCGAACGCCGGCGTCTCGAAGCGAAAATCCGGCATCAGGAGATCCTGTTGCGCGAGGCGGTCGAAATCGCCCATCTCGGCGCGTGGGAGTTCGACCCCGTCACGCGGGATGGGTCCTGGACCGACGAGACCGCGCGCATTCACGATCTCGAACCGGGAACGGACATCAGTGCGTCCTTCGGCATGAGCTTCTACGAAGGAGAGTCGAAAGAAAAAATCGAAGCCGCCGTGAACGCGGCGATCGAACGCGGAACGCCCTACGACCTCGAACTGGAAATGGTCACGGCGAAGGGCGCGCGCAAATGGGTGCGTACGATCTGTCACCCGGTCGTGGAGAACGGCAAGGTCCTGCGCGTGCGCGGTTCGTTTCAGGACATCAGCGAGCGAAAACGTGCCGAGGCGGAAAACGCGAAGTTGCAGGGGCAACTCGCCCAGGCCGCCAAGATGGAAGCCATCGGGCAGCTCGCGGGCGGTGTCGCGCACGACTTCAACAACCTGCTCACCGCGATCCGCGGCTTCGCGGATCTTATTCACGACGCCCTTCACCCCGGCGACCCGCTCCGGGCCGACGTTTCGGAGATCCAGAACGCGGCGGATTCCGCGGCGAAGCTGACCCAACAGCTTCTGGCGTTTTCGCGCCGTCAGATCATCGCGCCGCGCGTGCTGGACCTGAACGAGGTCATCGCGAGCGCCGAGAAGATGATTCGACGGCTCATCGGCGAGGATATCGACCTGCTCTTCACCCCTTCGCGGAGCCTCGGCACGGTTCTGGTCGATCCCGGCCAGATCGAGCAGATTCTGGTGAATCTGTCGGTCAACGCGCGCGATGCAATGCCGCACGGAGGCAAACTCACGTTCGAAGTCACGAACGTCGCATTGGACGAGTCGCATTGCCAGGTCTGCGACGAGATCATTCGCGGAAACCATGTCCTGCTCGCGGTCAGCGACACGGGCATCGGCATGGATGAACAAACGCGGATGCGGATCTTCGAGCCGTTTTTCACGACGAAGGAAAAAGGGCGAGGCACCGGGCTGGGACTCGCCACGGTTTTGGGAATCGTCCACCAGAATCGCGGGCACATCAACGTCTATTCCGAGCCGGAACGGGGAACGACTTTCAAGGTCTACCTGCCGCGGGTTCACGAGCAGCCCGTGGAAGTTCCGCTTTCGACGGATCCCGGGCCGACCGAAGGAGGTGAGACG from Deltaproteobacteria bacterium encodes the following:
- a CDS encoding helix-turn-helix domain-containing protein; protein product: MLENVGPDTKRRRENAARPRPIDPEFLTVDELAEVLRSSEITIRRLIRNDAIPRAFVGGKWLFPRALIRDVWVQDPVLAMRLWRDEPARHVAGRGGRAEVPTPRAKTPSSGDAVAVEFPATAAVLARMNARSGR
- a CDS encoding site-specific integrase, which gives rise to MVRLEQNGRVRVQFKYVDPRCRGERRTFNRLFDVSLAEARAIEPELRRAAREGKLDRLLGVAVSAPTSARAFSTVARQYVAVHAAASGKIGGGFKRDAEVVVENHLIPFFADRPINAITKFDLERFRAAKRAEVSPRGKPYSLKTIYNLETVLRGVLRWAWECGHTRIDAGLLLPAIPKKRRENPEFKNFYTPGEMALALDAVAAHEARVRRKEEPRRFDLEWHLVLWFMFESGVRIGELSALTRFDVNTRARTVRVNKNIYLAVVQTTKGGDDRQLPLSPDICTAMDDHVRSLDPDNPILFPNSRGGHLSSNSLDKVLAWIADTVVVDEGPPVRKLHRITPHGFRHSCGTALAAADVGAEKIRLHLGHNDLQMVQRYVHLATKPDHEINRRLVDLLRRARQGTEEPGDVVVDMQKVSATRPHP
- a CDS encoding FHA domain-containing protein; this encodes MYALVSTDDLGRKVVLPLAKVRTSIGRDPGCDIALPDANVSRQHAKIYVVEDKLEIKDMGSRNGTYVNNQRIEGMTVVRTGDEIIIGSNMFHVALQEGDAKSADMTAFRTLDQLREMDQAFLRHPAEGDEPGEAHLGDRTVVSSPTSMIADIYGKKLSLAQFPSLEVIYGANRGAKFLLPPGAYQIGRDKGNNIRVDDEKMSSRHAKIEVDAKHARFTDLGSTNGSILNNRLVTGATLRHKDVLVLGNTRLKYQDFRGSRRGVASLNAGEGDDETGDHGSPRPWVWAIVAVGAALLCAVAWWVLRG
- a CDS encoding PAS domain S-box protein, with translation MSEGKKIRPRLRTSPIAKSAETDDPAPSGSDWLRGAFFDASSNIVWAKDLDGRFLIVNRRTVEVLGLPEDRIIGRTVHDLFGPKLADDYSANDREAVEAGHPVPFEERAMFPDGEHTFWSLKFPIRDPEGGIAAVGAICTDITAQIQHRRALMDSEAKFRSYIRHAPVGVLVADSKGRHVEANRAAETILGFGPGEILDVSVAEIPVLEDRDKGRRHFQRVQAEGYAEEVIRLRRKSGGTVWARLRAVKIDQDRFLATIEDLTARLETERALREIEETFRLITENMTDMVWITDLDFRVVFASPSVMKLRGFTMEELRAMPLERQVTPESLGHLAETIAREVTPERLADPFASILQTMDLEFVCKDRSTIWVEARTSLLRNPDGTPRGFLGLGRDITERRRLEAKIRHQEILLREAVEIAHLGAWEFDPVTRDGSWTDETARIHDLEPGTDISASFGMSFYEGESKEKIEAAVNAAIERGTPYDLELEMVTAKGARKWVRTICHPVVENGKVLRVRGSFQDISERKRAEAENAKLQGQLAQAAKMEAIGQLAGGVAHDFNNLLTAIRGFADLIHDALHPGDPLRADVSEIQNAADSAAKLTQQLLAFSRRQIIAPRVLDLNEVIASAEKMIRRLIGEDIDLLFTPSRSLGTVLVDPGQIEQILVNLSVNARDAMPHGGKLTFEVTNVALDESHCQVCDEIIRGNHVLLAVSDTGIGMDEQTRMRIFEPFFTTKEKGRGTGLGLATVLGIVHQNRGHINVYSEPERGTTFKVYLPRVHEQPVEVPLSTDPGPTEGGETILLVEDLDLVRRLAKRTLEERGYTVLEAGHGGEALIVAEHHAGTIDLLVADVVMPQLGGRQLYERLRVSRPDMHVLYMSGYTENAIAHHGILEPGTNFIGKPFQPKDFARKVREVLDA